A window from Bordetella petrii encodes these proteins:
- a CDS encoding chorismate mutase, translating into MATEPDPASGPLRRYDDPAYRPLCASLGEVRAHIDRLDDAIVRLIAERAMYVKDAARFKRDAFQVSAPARQAEVFVRARELARRHDQGFENLEDVVEAAYRAMVAAFIANEQHYFKKMTPTGDPDA; encoded by the coding sequence ATGGCCACCGAACCCGACCCCGCATCCGGCCCGCTGCGCCGGTACGACGACCCGGCCTATCGCCCGCTGTGCGCCAGCCTGGGCGAGGTGCGCGCGCACATCGACCGGCTCGACGACGCGATCGTGCGGCTGATCGCCGAGCGCGCCATGTATGTAAAGGACGCGGCGCGCTTCAAGCGCGATGCGTTCCAGGTCAGCGCGCCGGCGCGCCAGGCCGAAGTCTTTGTGCGGGCACGCGAGCTGGCGCGCCGCCACGACCAGGGGTTCGAGAACCTGGAGGACGTGGTCGAGGCCGCCTACCGCGCCATGGTGGCGGCCTTCATCGCCAACGAGCAGCACTACTTCAAAAAAATGACACCAACGGGAGACCCTGATGCATGA
- the maiA gene encoding maleylacetoacetate isomerase, translating to MQLHSFFNSSTSYRVRIALALKGLPYDYVPVNIRKLEHRAADYVARNPSANVPLLDDGRLALGQSLAIIDYLDARHPEPRLIPADPEQRARVLELSYAIACDMHPVNNLRILRYLQDVLGATDEQKNAWYGHWIREGMATVEALLARHGGGPYCFGAAPTLADCCLVPQIANAQRMGCDLAAYPHAMRVYAHCSEQPAFQAAAPQRQPDYAG from the coding sequence ATGCAACTGCACAGCTTCTTCAACAGTTCCACCTCGTACCGCGTGCGCATCGCGCTGGCGCTCAAGGGCCTGCCGTACGACTACGTGCCCGTCAATATCCGCAAACTGGAGCACCGCGCCGCGGATTATGTGGCGCGCAATCCGTCGGCCAACGTGCCGCTGCTGGACGACGGCCGCCTGGCGCTGGGGCAGTCGCTGGCCATCATCGACTACCTGGATGCCCGGCACCCCGAACCGCGCCTGATCCCGGCCGACCCGGAGCAGCGCGCGCGCGTACTGGAGCTGTCGTACGCCATTGCCTGCGACATGCACCCGGTGAACAACCTGCGCATCCTGCGCTATCTGCAGGATGTGCTGGGCGCGACCGACGAACAGAAGAACGCCTGGTACGGCCACTGGATCCGCGAAGGCATGGCCACGGTCGAGGCCCTGCTGGCGCGCCACGGCGGCGGCCCCTATTGCTTCGGCGCGGCGCCCACGCTGGCCGACTGCTGCCTGGTGCCGCAGATCGCCAATGCGCAGCGCATGGGCTGCGACCTGGCGGCCTATCCGCACGCAATGCGCGTGTACGCGCATTGCAGCGAGCAGCCGGCCTTCCAGGCGGCCGCCCCGCAGCGTCAGCCCGACTACGCCGGCTGA
- a CDS encoding tripartite tricarboxylate transporter substrate binding protein translates to MNILIRAMAALALALAATASHAAWPERPITLVVPFTPGTGIDLIARQLAAHLPQALGQPVVVENLAGASGNIGTEKAARAEPDGYTFLVTVNTLVMNSSLYKGKLHFDPLKDLAPIGQTSWGSLLLVTHPSNPAKTVADVVKAAQAAPGKLTYGTPGVGTPHHLSMALFLDRTHTSMLHVPYKGTAGAVTDMLGGRLDYMFLPVHVALPQVRAGKLKVIATGSPKRLPQLPDVPTLTEAGLQGADVDMWYGLFAPTGTPEAIVGRMNQAINVILQDPATAKAFDAQGMVPATSTPAEFGALVAKDAKRWDDIITRTGISAD, encoded by the coding sequence ATGAACATCCTGATCCGCGCCATGGCCGCGCTGGCCCTGGCGCTGGCCGCCACGGCCAGCCACGCCGCCTGGCCCGAGCGTCCCATCACGCTGGTCGTGCCCTTCACGCCCGGCACCGGCATCGACCTGATCGCCCGCCAGCTGGCCGCCCATCTGCCCCAGGCGCTGGGCCAGCCGGTGGTGGTCGAGAACCTGGCCGGCGCCAGCGGCAATATCGGCACCGAAAAAGCCGCGCGCGCCGAACCCGACGGCTACACCTTCCTGGTTACCGTGAACACGCTGGTCATGAACAGCAGCCTGTACAAGGGCAAGCTGCACTTCGACCCGCTGAAAGACCTGGCGCCCATCGGCCAGACCTCATGGGGCTCGCTGCTGCTGGTCACGCATCCCTCCAACCCGGCCAAGACGGTGGCCGACGTGGTCAAGGCCGCCCAGGCCGCGCCCGGCAAGCTCACCTACGGCACGCCCGGCGTGGGCACGCCGCACCACCTGTCGATGGCGCTGTTCCTGGACCGCACCCATACCAGCATGCTGCACGTGCCCTACAAGGGCACCGCCGGGGCCGTCACCGACATGCTGGGCGGGCGGCTGGACTATATGTTCCTGCCGGTGCACGTGGCGCTGCCGCAAGTGCGGGCCGGCAAGCTGAAGGTCATCGCCACCGGCAGCCCCAAGCGCCTGCCGCAATTGCCCGACGTGCCGACCCTGACCGAGGCCGGGCTGCAGGGCGCCGACGTGGACATGTGGTACGGCCTGTTCGCGCCAACCGGCACGCCCGAGGCGATCGTGGGGCGCATGAACCAGGCCATCAACGTCATCCTGCAAGACCCCGCCACCGCGAAGGCGTTCGACGCCCAGGGCATGGTGCCCGCCACCTCCACGCCGGCCGAGTTCGGCGCGCTGGTCGCCAAGGACGCCAAGCGCTGGGACGACATCATCACGCGCACCGGCATCAGCGCCGACTGA
- a CDS encoding flavin-dependent oxidoreductase has protein sequence MKTDTDVIIIGAGVGGLVLALSLHQAGIGCRVFEAVAEIQPLGVGINLLPHAARELDELGLLPALDALGVHTKESIFFTRHGQFIYSEPAGKAAGYDWPQYSIHRGDLQMALLAAVRERLGADSVVTDSRCVRVDQDADSVTVHLANGAGEALPPVRGAIAVGCDGIHSAVRKQFYPDEGAPRYSGVNMWRGVTRHPAFLSGASMVRAGWLAGGKMVIYPIRDAIDAEGNQLVNWVAEIESPVPAQRDWTRAGRLEDFYPAFAGWQFDWLDVAALIRNADSILEYPMVDQDPLPTWTRGRVTLLGDAAHPMVPRGSNGAGQAVIDARFLAGRLKHLGLGNAALQEYDRVRVEATTRVVLTNRSNPPDAILREVYERSGDRPYQRIEDVISRQELEGISHRYKQVAGFDPASLKARASFL, from the coding sequence ATGAAGACCGATACCGACGTCATCATCATCGGGGCCGGCGTGGGCGGCCTGGTGCTGGCCCTGAGCCTGCACCAGGCGGGCATCGGCTGCCGCGTCTTCGAAGCCGTGGCCGAGATCCAGCCGCTGGGCGTGGGCATCAACCTGCTGCCACACGCCGCCCGCGAACTGGACGAGCTGGGGCTGCTGCCGGCGTTGGACGCCCTGGGCGTGCATACCAAAGAATCCATCTTCTTCACCCGCCATGGCCAGTTCATCTACAGCGAGCCGGCGGGCAAGGCGGCCGGCTACGATTGGCCGCAATACTCGATCCATCGCGGCGACCTGCAGATGGCGCTGCTGGCCGCGGTGCGCGAACGCCTGGGCGCCGACAGCGTGGTCACCGACAGCCGCTGCGTGCGCGTCGACCAGGACGCCGACAGCGTCACCGTGCACCTGGCCAATGGCGCCGGCGAAGCCCTGCCGCCGGTGCGCGGCGCCATCGCGGTGGGCTGCGACGGCATCCATTCGGCCGTGCGCAAGCAGTTCTATCCCGACGAGGGCGCGCCGCGCTATTCGGGCGTGAACATGTGGCGCGGCGTGACCCGCCACCCGGCGTTTCTCAGCGGCGCCAGCATGGTGCGCGCGGGCTGGCTGGCCGGCGGCAAGATGGTCATCTACCCGATACGCGACGCCATCGACGCCGAAGGCAACCAGCTGGTGAACTGGGTGGCGGAAATCGAATCGCCCGTGCCGGCCCAGCGCGACTGGACCCGCGCCGGCCGCCTGGAAGACTTCTACCCGGCCTTCGCCGGCTGGCAGTTCGACTGGCTGGATGTGGCGGCGCTGATCCGCAACGCCGACTCGATTCTGGAATACCCCATGGTGGACCAGGACCCGCTGCCCACCTGGACCCGCGGACGCGTGACGCTGCTGGGCGACGCCGCCCACCCCATGGTGCCGCGCGGCTCGAACGGCGCGGGCCAGGCGGTGATCGACGCCCGCTTCCTGGCTGGGCGGCTCAAGCACCTGGGCCTGGGCAACGCGGCCCTGCAGGAATACGACCGCGTGCGGGTCGAGGCCACCACGCGCGTGGTGCTCACCAACCGCAGCAACCCGCCCGACGCGATCCTGCGCGAAGTGTATGAGCGCTCGGGCGACCGCCCCTACCAGCGCATCGAAGACGTCATCAGCCGGCAAGAGCTGGAAGGCATCTCGCACCGCTACAAGCAGGTGGCCGGCTTCGATCCGGCCAGCCTGAAGGCGCGGGCATCGTTTTTGTGA
- a CDS encoding fumarylacetoacetate hydrolase family protein yields MSYVFAPAAPVAVPVVGSQDHYPVRRVYCVGRNYAAHAREMGFDPDREPPFFFCKPADAVVPAEAGATLEIPYPPETANYHYEIELVAAIGKGGARIPAEQALDHVWGYAVGLDMTRRDLQMKMREAGRPWELGKAFDHSAPIAPLHRAADAGDLSRAAIWLQVNGQDRQRSDTSKLIWSVAETIAYLSNYFRLEPGDLIYTGTPEGVGPVKAGDLMEGGVEGLEPLRVRVA; encoded by the coding sequence ATGTCTTATGTCTTTGCCCCCGCCGCCCCGGTCGCCGTGCCGGTTGTCGGCAGCCAGGATCACTACCCCGTGCGCCGCGTCTACTGCGTGGGCCGCAACTACGCCGCGCATGCCCGCGAAATGGGCTTCGACCCCGATCGCGAGCCGCCCTTCTTCTTCTGCAAGCCGGCCGACGCGGTGGTGCCGGCCGAAGCCGGCGCCACGCTGGAAATCCCGTATCCGCCCGAAACCGCCAACTATCACTACGAAATCGAGCTGGTGGCGGCCATAGGCAAGGGCGGCGCCCGCATTCCGGCCGAACAGGCGCTGGACCACGTCTGGGGCTATGCCGTGGGCCTGGACATGACGCGCCGCGACCTGCAGATGAAAATGCGCGAAGCGGGCCGCCCCTGGGAACTGGGCAAGGCCTTCGACCACAGCGCGCCGATCGCGCCGCTGCACCGCGCGGCCGACGCGGGCGACCTGTCGCGCGCCGCGATCTGGCTGCAGGTCAACGGCCAGGACCGGCAGCGCAGCGACACCTCGAAACTGATCTGGTCGGTGGCCGAGACCATCGCCTATCTGTCGAACTACTTCCGCCTGGAGCCGGGCGACCTGATCTACACCGGCACGCCCGAGGGCGTGGGCCCGGTCAAGGCGGGCGACCTGATGGAAGGCGGCGTCGAGGGGCTGGAACCGCTGCGCGTGCGGGTGGCCTGA
- the gtdA gene encoding gentisate 1,2-dioxygenase: MPDGPTSADARAAYYTRIARKHMAPLWESLHNLVPRQPASRCLPALWKYDDVRADVLESGTLISAEEAVRRVLILENPGLAGQASITQTLYAGLQLILPGEIAPSHRHTQSALRFIVEGKGAYTAVNGERTTMHPGDFIITPSWTWHDHGNLEAADGGEPVIWLDGLDIPLLRFLDAGFAENYPAATQPVSRPEGDSTARFGHNMAPVRYQPASGSSPIFNYPYERSREALDQLYRHGELDAWDGVKLRYVNPATGGYPMPTMATFMQFLPAGFHGKTYRSTDSTVYSVVEGRGTARIGDQQFEFGPRDIFVAPSWLPVQLGALEDATLFSYSDRPVQAALGLLRESREG, translated from the coding sequence ATGCCCGACGGCCCCACTTCCGCCGACGCCCGCGCCGCCTATTACACCCGCATCGCCCGCAAGCACATGGCGCCGCTGTGGGAATCGCTGCACAACCTGGTGCCGCGCCAGCCCGCGTCGCGCTGCCTGCCCGCCCTCTGGAAGTACGACGACGTGCGCGCCGACGTGCTGGAATCCGGCACGCTGATCAGCGCCGAAGAAGCCGTGCGCCGCGTGCTGATCCTGGAAAACCCCGGCCTGGCGGGCCAGGCCAGCATCACCCAGACCCTGTACGCCGGGCTGCAGCTGATCCTGCCGGGCGAAATCGCCCCCAGCCACCGGCACACGCAATCGGCGCTGCGCTTCATCGTCGAGGGCAAGGGCGCCTATACCGCCGTGAACGGCGAGCGCACCACCATGCACCCCGGCGACTTCATCATCACGCCGTCCTGGACCTGGCACGACCACGGCAACCTGGAAGCCGCCGACGGCGGCGAACCGGTGATCTGGCTGGACGGCCTGGACATCCCGCTGCTGCGCTTCCTGGATGCCGGCTTCGCCGAGAACTACCCCGCCGCCACGCAGCCGGTCAGCCGCCCCGAAGGCGACAGCACCGCGCGCTTCGGCCACAACATGGCGCCGGTGCGCTACCAGCCGGCCAGCGGCTCGTCGCCGATTTTCAACTACCCCTACGAACGCAGCCGCGAAGCGCTGGACCAGTTGTACCGCCACGGCGAGCTGGATGCCTGGGACGGCGTGAAGCTGCGCTACGTCAACCCGGCCACCGGCGGCTATCCCATGCCCACCATGGCCACCTTCATGCAGTTCCTGCCGGCCGGATTCCACGGCAAGACCTACCGCAGCACCGACTCCACCGTGTACAGCGTGGTCGAGGGCCGCGGCACGGCGCGCATCGGCGACCAGCAGTTCGAGTTCGGCCCGCGCGACATCTTCGTGGCGCCCTCGTGGCTGCCCGTACAGCTGGGCGCGCTGGAAGACGCCACCCTGTTCAGCTATTCCGACCGGCCGGTGCAAGCCGCCCTGGGCCTGCTGCGCGAGTCGCGCGAAGGCTGA
- a CDS encoding LysR substrate-binding domain-containing protein, with product MDWTHRLRLRNLKMLLSLAQTRNISHSAAMLNTTQPGLSKWLKDLEEDIGLPLFERHARGLRPTPYGEALIAHAQRIDAQLDRASGDMAALREGGGGRVVIGASGASASDTVPLAVVRLLERMPQARVKLVEGTTDRLLAQLAQGDLDIVVGRYAPEHHDPAVQSEALYLEPVHLVARPRHPLLAKASVQWADVQAYRWILWPKGTPIRNALDTALEAVGLSAPADAVESNSVTVNLTLINNSDLIGVASHRAALRFSHMNAMRIVPLRLSGFGSVAMYWRRETFLPAAVEAAMACLRQAVADHAPASR from the coding sequence ATGGACTGGACCCACCGGCTGCGCCTGCGCAACCTGAAAATGCTGCTCAGCCTGGCGCAGACCCGCAATATCAGCCATTCGGCGGCCATGCTGAACACCACCCAGCCAGGCCTGTCGAAGTGGCTGAAAGACCTGGAAGAAGACATCGGCCTGCCGCTGTTCGAGCGCCACGCGCGCGGGCTGCGGCCCACGCCGTACGGCGAGGCCCTGATCGCGCACGCCCAGCGCATCGATGCCCAGCTCGACCGCGCCAGTGGCGACATGGCGGCGCTGCGCGAGGGCGGCGGCGGGCGGGTGGTGATCGGCGCTTCCGGCGCGTCCGCCTCCGACACCGTGCCGCTGGCGGTGGTGCGCCTGCTCGAACGCATGCCGCAGGCGCGCGTGAAGCTGGTCGAAGGCACCACCGACCGCCTGCTGGCACAGCTGGCGCAAGGCGACCTGGACATCGTGGTGGGCCGCTATGCGCCCGAGCACCACGACCCCGCCGTGCAGTCCGAGGCCCTGTACCTCGAGCCCGTGCACCTGGTGGCGCGTCCGCGCCATCCGCTGCTTGCCAAGGCATCGGTGCAGTGGGCCGACGTGCAGGCGTACCGCTGGATCCTGTGGCCCAAGGGCACGCCGATCCGCAATGCGCTGGACACGGCGCTCGAGGCGGTGGGGCTGTCGGCGCCGGCCGATGCGGTGGAATCCAATTCGGTCACCGTCAATCTCACCCTGATCAATAACAGCGACCTGATCGGCGTGGCCTCGCACCGCGCCGCCCTGCGTTTTTCGCACATGAACGCGATGCGCATCGTGCCGTTGCGCCTGTCGGGTTTCGGATCGGTGGCCATGTACTGGCGCCGCGAGACCTTCCTGCCGGCCGCGGTAGAGGCCGCCATGGCCTGCCTGCGCCAGGCCGTGGCCGACCACGCCCCGGCCAGCCGCTGA
- a CDS encoding type VI secretion system Vgr family protein codes for MDNVISLQRRTVVARSPLPDDMLAFRGMVGHEALSQLFELDIDLVSPSHSLDMKQLLGKPLTLDIQAAGGLRYLNGHITRCKLAGREGPTSRLYRYRATVRPWLWYLTQTSDSKIFQNKSVPDVIREVLAEYPFPVEFKLAGSYRNWEYCVQYQETDFAFISRLMEHEGIYYWFRHGAGQHTLVLTDDVTQHENCPGYDTIPYYGPDRVTVPQQEYISSWEIAEQITPGAFATSDYHFKTPGADLQARRNNPGGYDHSDLEMYEWQGGYTNPADAERYTRIRLEELQCRQEQINGACNAHGMAPGYLFTLRNHPRQAENREYLIVSAHYRIQEAGEASGLDAAVFDVGFTVLPSATPFRAPRVTPLPHTHGPQTARVVGKAGEQIWTDSYGRIKVQFHWDRYGQKNENSSCWVRVSSPWAGGGFGGIQLPRVDDEVIIDFIGGHPDRPIVIGRVYNASNMPPWELPGNATQSGFLSRSRDGTPGNANALMFEDKPGGELVWLHAERDLTSEVEGNELHNTDGTRTTTVGSNDTTMIGTLGGGNRDITVHGTDRLQVDSTRTVNVDGAETYTVKQQRTVHVTDGLMKEEFDKGLNTTVAANGEIRNITGLFDETLNDGETRLVTGTFDETLDGNVTQTIKGGGTFTETITANHIHDLTGTQDSTITGAVTHTVNGTFTKTVTDPLTVNADTSMTVNTPSWTVSGAKQAFWTGNLVRGTPARATVVLAAADLWGVRQQVYAGINSQWSTVKLDLAAFKNGDQGFEFGGAATQIKGIGVQIKSGVAGIISRVANIFP; via the coding sequence ATGGACAACGTCATTTCGCTTCAACGCCGCACCGTCGTCGCCCGCTCGCCGCTGCCCGACGACATGCTGGCGTTCCGCGGCATGGTGGGCCATGAGGCCCTGTCGCAGCTGTTCGAGCTGGACATCGACCTGGTGTCGCCGTCGCATTCGCTGGACATGAAGCAGCTGCTGGGCAAGCCGTTGACACTGGACATCCAGGCCGCCGGCGGCCTGCGCTACCTGAACGGCCACATCACCCGCTGCAAGCTGGCCGGCCGCGAAGGTCCGACCTCGCGCCTGTACCGCTACCGCGCCACGGTGCGCCCCTGGCTGTGGTACCTGACGCAGACCTCGGACAGCAAGATATTCCAGAACAAGAGCGTGCCCGACGTGATCCGCGAGGTGCTGGCCGAATACCCCTTCCCGGTGGAATTCAAGCTGGCCGGCAGCTACCGCAACTGGGAATACTGCGTGCAGTACCAGGAGACCGACTTCGCCTTCATCAGCCGCCTGATGGAGCACGAGGGCATCTATTACTGGTTCCGCCACGGGGCCGGCCAGCATACCCTGGTGCTGACCGACGACGTGACGCAGCACGAAAACTGCCCGGGCTACGACACCATCCCGTACTACGGCCCCGACCGCGTGACCGTGCCGCAGCAGGAATACATCTCCAGCTGGGAAATCGCCGAACAGATCACGCCGGGGGCGTTCGCCACGTCGGACTACCACTTCAAGACGCCCGGGGCCGACCTGCAGGCGCGCCGCAACAACCCGGGCGGCTACGACCACAGCGACCTGGAAATGTACGAATGGCAGGGCGGCTACACCAACCCGGCCGACGCCGAGCGCTACACGCGCATCCGCCTCGAAGAGCTGCAATGCCGGCAAGAGCAGATCAACGGCGCCTGCAACGCGCACGGCATGGCGCCCGGCTACCTGTTCACGCTGCGCAACCACCCGCGCCAGGCCGAAAACCGTGAATACCTGATCGTGTCGGCGCACTACCGCATCCAGGAAGCGGGCGAGGCCAGCGGCCTGGACGCCGCGGTGTTCGACGTGGGCTTCACGGTGCTGCCGTCCGCCACGCCGTTCCGCGCGCCGCGCGTCACGCCCCTGCCGCACACGCATGGCCCGCAGACGGCGCGCGTGGTGGGCAAGGCGGGCGAGCAGATCTGGACCGACAGCTACGGCCGCATCAAGGTGCAGTTCCACTGGGACCGCTACGGCCAGAAGAACGAAAACAGCTCGTGCTGGGTGCGGGTGTCCAGCCCCTGGGCGGGCGGCGGCTTCGGCGGCATCCAGCTGCCGCGCGTGGACGACGAGGTCATCATCGACTTCATCGGCGGCCATCCCGACCGGCCCATCGTCATCGGCCGGGTCTACAACGCCAGCAACATGCCGCCCTGGGAGCTGCCCGGCAACGCCACCCAAAGCGGCTTCCTGAGCCGCTCGCGCGACGGCACGCCGGGCAACGCCAATGCGCTGATGTTCGAAGACAAGCCGGGCGGCGAGCTGGTATGGCTGCATGCCGAACGCGACCTGACGTCGGAAGTCGAGGGCAACGAGCTGCACAACACCGACGGCACCCGCACCACCACCGTCGGTTCGAACGACACCACCATGATCGGCACCCTGGGCGGCGGCAACCGCGACATCACCGTGCACGGCACCGACCGCCTGCAGGTCGACAGCACCCGTACGGTCAATGTCGACGGCGCTGAAACGTACACCGTCAAGCAGCAGCGCACGGTGCACGTGACCGACGGCCTGATGAAGGAAGAGTTCGACAAGGGCCTGAACACCACCGTCGCCGCCAACGGCGAGATCCGCAACATCACCGGGCTGTTCGACGAAACACTCAACGACGGCGAGACGCGCCTGGTGACCGGCACGTTCGATGAAACGCTGGACGGCAACGTGACCCAGACCATCAAGGGCGGCGGCACGTTTACCGAGACCATCACGGCCAACCACATCCACGACCTGACCGGTACCCAGGACTCGACCATTACCGGCGCGGTCACCCATACGGTGAACGGCACCTTCACCAAGACCGTGACCGACCCGCTGACGGTCAATGCCGACACCAGCATGACGGTCAATACGCCCAGCTGGACGGTCAGCGGCGCCAAGCAGGCGTTCTGGACCGGCAACCTTGTGCGGGGCACGCCGGCGCGCGCCACCGTGGTGCTGGCGGCGGCCGACCTGTGGGGGGTGCGGCAGCAGGTGTACGCCGGCATCAACTCGCAGTGGTCCACGGTGAAGCTCGACCTGGCCGCCTTCAAGAACGGCGACCAGGGGTTCGAGTTCGGCGGCGCCGCCACGCAGATCAAGGGCATCGGGGTGCAGATCAAGAGCGGGGTGGCCGGCATCATCTCGCGGGTGGCCAATATTTTCCCATGA
- a CDS encoding DUF3592 domain-containing protein: MSNVGWWLAGTIATVVFIGFVAMIVRENARPFEQERKLAAQLAQTGQPAAATVLALERQPGGRPFALPVKLSLRFADADGREQEADLQMYIDRELLAGFMPGQTVHVRYDRQHPARIAVDRQLTPTEVPAAWRGK; encoded by the coding sequence ATGAGCAATGTGGGGTGGTGGCTGGCCGGGACAATCGCCACCGTGGTGTTCATCGGCTTTGTGGCGATGATCGTGCGCGAAAACGCGCGGCCCTTCGAGCAAGAGCGCAAACTGGCCGCCCAGCTGGCGCAGACAGGGCAGCCCGCCGCGGCCACGGTGCTGGCGCTGGAACGCCAGCCGGGCGGCCGGCCGTTCGCCCTGCCTGTGAAGCTGAGCCTGCGCTTCGCCGACGCCGACGGCCGCGAACAAGAGGCCGACCTGCAGATGTACATCGACCGCGAGTTGCTGGCGGGCTTCATGCCCGGGCAGACCGTGCACGTGCGCTACGACCGGCAGCACCCGGCCCGCATCGCGGTGGACCGGCAGCTGACGCCCACGGAAGTGCCCGCCGCCTGGCGCGGCAAGTAG